The Lemur catta isolate mLemCat1 chromosome X, mLemCat1.pri, whole genome shotgun sequence genome has a window encoding:
- the LDOC1 gene encoding protein LDOC1 has translation MVDELVLLLHALLMRHRALTIENSQLMEQLRLLVCERASLLRQVRPPSCPVPFPETFNGESSRLPEFIVQTASYMLVNENRFCNDAMKVAFLISLLTGEAEEWVVPYIEMDSPILSDYRAFLEEMKQCFGWDDDEDDDDYEEDDY, from the coding sequence ATGGTGGACgagctggtgctgctgctgcatGCGCTCCTGATGCGACACCGAGCCCTGACCATCGAGAACAGCCAGCTCATGGAACAGCTGCGGCTGCTGGTGTGCGAGAGGGCCAGCCTGCTGCGCCAGGTACGTCCGCCAAGCTGCCCGGTGCCCTTCCCTGAAACGTTTAATGGCGAGAGCTCCCGGCTCCCCGAGTTTATTGTGCAGACGGCGTCTTACATGCTTGTGAATGAGAACCGATTCTGCAACGACGCCATGAAGGTGGCCTTCCTAATCAGCCTCCTCACCGGGGAAGCCGAGGAGTGGGTGGTGCCCTACATCGAGATGGATAGCCCCATCCTGAGTGATTACCGGGCTTTTCTTGAGGAGATGAAACAGTGTTTTGGCTGGGATGACGACGAAGACGACGACGACTACGAGGAGGATGATTACTAG